Within Candidatus Eremiobacterota bacterium, the genomic segment TCGCAAGAAAAAAGACCGGGATATGAGGACCCTTGCGAGGAAAGTCTATGAGCTTTACTGCCAGAACCAGCTCGAGAGCCAGGATCTTGTGGCGCTCTGCCAGGAGATAAAGACGACGCAGTGGCAGATTGACGAAAAATGGTCGGAAGTAAGCCATTTGAAGGAGCTCAGGGACTGACCGTGACGCCCGTGAGAGAGCTGCTCCTTGGAACAAAAAACCGCCATAAGATAGAAGAAATCACCACAATCCTCCATGGTGTGCCTTTTGTGATAAAGACGGCCTTTGATGTTCCCGGGATTGCCGATGTAGAGGAAGGATATGCCAGTTACGAGGAAAATGCCCGAAAAAAGGCATTTTTTTATGCCTCCCAGGCGGGAATGCCTGCGCTTGCCGATGACTCGGGCCTTGAGATCGCATATCTTGACGGGCAGCCGGGAGTGAGTTCCGCCCGCTTCATCGATCCCGCCATGACCTTCACCGAGCGGAACATAAGAATTCTTGAAATGATGGAATCCGTAGACGACAGCCTGAGGGCAGCCCGCTTCGTCTGCGTGGTGGCCCTTGCCCGGCCTGACGGCCTGGTGGCCACTTTCCAGGGAGAGCTGCAAGGCACCATAGCCCGCGCGATGAGCGGGGCCCACGGGTTCGGCTATGACCCCATATTCTGGCTCCCCGATTTCGGCAGG encodes:
- the rdgB gene encoding RdgB/HAM1 family non-canonical purine NTP pyrophosphatase — encoded protein: MTPVRELLLGTKNRHKIEEITTILHGVPFVIKTAFDVPGIADVEEGYASYEENARKKAFFYASQAGMPALADDSGLEIAYLDGQPGVSSARFIDPAMTFTERNIRILEMMESVDDSLRAARFVCVVALARPDGLVATFQGELQGTIARAMSGAHGFGYDPIFWLPDFGRTLAELEPREKNQISHRARALKAAYATLVALSA